Proteins co-encoded in one Ruegeria sp. HKCCD4315 genomic window:
- the folD gene encoding bifunctional methylenetetrahydrofolate dehydrogenase/methenyltetrahydrofolate cyclohydrolase FolD: protein MVAQVIDGKAFAAKVRAQVADQVAKLKEENGITPGLAVVLVGEDPASQVYVRSKGKQTVEVGMNSYEHKLDAETSEEDLLALIDKLNNDPTVHGILVQLPLPKHLNEDLVINSIDPAKDVDGFHISNVGLLGTGQKSMVPCTPLGCLMMLRDYHGSLSGMDAVVIGRSNIVGKPMAQLLLGDSCTVTIAHSRTKDLPDVVRRADIVVAAVGRPEMVPGDWIKEGATVIDVGINRIERDGKNKLVGDVDYASAAERAGAITPVPGGVGPMTIACLLANTLTACCRSNGLPEPEGLTA from the coding sequence ATGGTAGCGCAGGTTATCGACGGTAAGGCATTTGCGGCCAAAGTGCGCGCGCAAGTGGCTGATCAGGTTGCTAAGCTGAAAGAAGAAAACGGCATCACCCCCGGATTGGCGGTGGTTCTGGTCGGTGAAGACCCGGCCAGTCAGGTCTATGTCCGCTCAAAGGGCAAGCAGACCGTTGAGGTTGGCATGAACTCGTACGAACACAAGTTGGATGCCGAAACCTCGGAAGAAGATCTTCTGGCCCTGATCGACAAGCTGAATAACGATCCTACCGTACACGGTATTCTGGTTCAGCTGCCGCTGCCGAAGCACCTGAACGAAGATCTGGTGATCAACTCGATTGACCCTGCCAAGGATGTCGATGGTTTTCACATCTCGAACGTGGGCCTGCTGGGTACTGGTCAGAAGTCGATGGTGCCTTGTACGCCGCTGGGATGCCTTATGATGCTGCGCGATTATCATGGCTCGTTGTCGGGCATGGATGCCGTGGTGATTGGCCGTTCGAACATCGTGGGTAAACCGATGGCGCAGTTGCTGCTGGGCGACAGCTGCACCGTGACCATCGCGCATTCGCGCACCAAAGACCTGCCGGACGTTGTACGCCGCGCGGACATCGTTGTGGCCGCTGTCGGCCGTCCCGAGATGGTGCCGGGCGATTGGATCAAGGAAGGCGCCACGGTTATCGACGTGGGCATCAACCGTATCGAGCGCGATGGCAAGAACAAGCTGGTTGGCGATGTGGATTACGCAAGCGCGGCTGAACGTGCGGGCGCAATCACCCCGGTTCCGGGTGGCGTGGGTCCGATGACCATCGCGTGCCTACTGGCCAACACTCTGACCGCCTGTTGCCGGTCCAACGGTCTGCCAGAGCCTGAAGGTCTGACTGCTTAA
- the pal gene encoding peptidoglycan-associated lipoprotein Pal produces MNVLSKVLALGALSVIAACTNNDPSALGGGGAGGTGAIVPGSPSDPRSPAYFQQTVGDRVLFAVDQSTLTPQAQTVLQGQAEWLLANPDFVATIEGHADEQGTREYNLALGARRANAAREYLISRGVAGNRLKTVSYGKERPIEICSTEDCYSKNRRAVTVLTGSTLG; encoded by the coding sequence ATGAACGTATTGAGCAAAGTTCTGGCGCTGGGCGCACTGAGTGTGATTGCCGCCTGTACAAATAACGACCCTTCTGCGTTGGGGGGCGGTGGCGCAGGTGGCACTGGCGCAATCGTGCCGGGCTCGCCAAGCGACCCACGTTCGCCGGCGTATTTCCAGCAGACGGTTGGCGACCGTGTCCTTTTCGCTGTTGATCAGTCCACCCTTACGCCGCAGGCACAAACAGTGCTGCAAGGGCAGGCTGAATGGCTGCTGGCCAACCCTGATTTTGTCGCCACGATTGAAGGGCACGCGGATGAACAGGGTACGCGGGAGTACAACCTTGCACTGGGTGCGCGCCGGGCTAACGCTGCACGCGAATATCTGATTTCCCGCGGTGTGGCAGGTAATCGACTTAAAACAGTCAGCTACGGCAAGGAACGCCCGATCGAGATTTGCAGCACCGAGGACTGCTATTCCAAAAACCGACGCGCGGTGACGGTGCTGACCGGGTCAACTTTGGGGTAA
- a CDS encoding MOSC domain-containing protein: protein MPFLRETEYAAEVVWLGYVPAGQSLRAEAVQALNLGFDGVKGERHAGVNRASCVRVKNLYSQGTEIRNVRQLSVLSVEELEQIALEMDLDALDPAYLGASIVLKGIPDFSHVPPSSRLQAGGGLTITVDMENAPCVLPGREIEADQPGHGAAFKPAAVGRRGITGWVERPGRIELGDRLALFVPDQPNWAP, encoded by the coding sequence ATGCCGTTTTTGCGGGAAACTGAATACGCAGCCGAAGTGGTTTGGCTCGGCTATGTCCCTGCTGGGCAATCGCTGCGCGCCGAAGCGGTCCAGGCGCTGAACCTGGGCTTCGATGGCGTGAAGGGTGAACGACACGCAGGCGTCAACCGTGCATCCTGTGTGCGGGTCAAGAACCTCTATTCTCAAGGCACAGAGATTCGCAATGTCCGTCAATTGTCGGTGCTTTCTGTGGAAGAGCTTGAACAGATTGCGCTTGAGATGGATCTCGATGCGCTTGATCCGGCTTACCTTGGTGCATCGATCGTGCTGAAGGGTATCCCCGATTTCTCGCACGTTCCCCCGTCCTCTCGGCTACAGGCGGGGGGTGGTTTGACGATAACTGTAGACATGGAGAACGCGCCTTGCGTTTTGCCGGGGCGCGAGATCGAGGCGGATCAACCCGGGCATGGCGCCGCGTTCAAACCGGCGGCGGTGGGGCGGCGCGGCATAACAGGATGGGTCGAGCGCCCGGGGCGGATTGAGCTTGGCGATCGCTTGGCTTTGTTTGTTCCGGATCAACCCAACTGGGCGCCATAA
- the tolB gene encoding Tol-Pal system beta propeller repeat protein TolB: MMKLLTSLFVGLTLMSAPVYAQNGPLRLELDQGIIEPLPFAVPNFVPDGPSAAQYAQDISRVVAADLTGTGLFREISSDAFISRVSSFEAPVQFADWKAINADALVTGAVNVSGKRLTVRFRVWDVFSGQELGTGLQLAGTTDGWRRMAHKVADQVYSRITGEGGYFDSRVAFVSESGPKDQRLKRLAIMDYDGANVQYLTDSSAIVLAPRFSPTGDRLLYTSYESGSPRIYVLDVGRVKRQELKTQDGTMSFSPRFSPDGRSIVYSLIQGGNTDLWKMDLASGQSTRLTNTPAIETAPSYSPDGSRIVFESDRSGTPQLYVMPANGGEATRISFGAGRYGTPVWSPRGDLIAFTKQNKGRFHIGVMRTDGSEERLLTASFLDEGPTWSPNGRVIMFTRETQGASGRASLYSVDISGRNLRPVRTPDGGSDPSWGPLQN, from the coding sequence ATGATGAAACTTCTGACCAGCCTCTTTGTCGGCCTGACCCTAATGTCCGCGCCGGTTTACGCACAAAACGGCCCCCTGCGGCTGGAATTGGACCAGGGCATAATCGAGCCCTTGCCCTTTGCGGTTCCCAATTTCGTGCCCGATGGCCCCTCTGCCGCGCAATACGCGCAGGATATTTCGCGTGTGGTGGCAGCGGATTTGACCGGGACGGGCCTGTTTCGCGAAATCTCATCGGATGCGTTCATCAGCCGGGTCAGCAGTTTTGAAGCGCCAGTACAATTTGCTGACTGGAAAGCAATCAACGCTGATGCACTGGTCACCGGGGCAGTCAATGTTTCGGGGAAACGATTGACGGTTCGGTTCCGTGTCTGGGATGTGTTCTCGGGTCAGGAACTTGGCACCGGCCTGCAACTGGCAGGTACGACCGATGGTTGGCGTCGCATGGCGCATAAGGTGGCTGATCAGGTCTATAGCCGGATCACGGGCGAAGGGGGGTATTTCGACAGTCGCGTGGCTTTCGTGTCGGAAAGTGGACCCAAGGATCAACGCCTCAAGCGGTTGGCGATCATGGATTACGACGGCGCAAATGTGCAGTACCTGACCGACAGTTCCGCCATCGTACTGGCACCGCGCTTTTCACCCACAGGTGACCGGTTGCTTTACACCAGCTACGAAAGCGGCAGCCCGCGCATCTATGTTCTGGATGTCGGACGCGTGAAACGGCAGGAACTCAAGACCCAGGACGGCACCATGAGCTTCTCGCCCCGCTTCTCGCCAGATGGTCGGTCGATCGTGTATTCGCTGATTCAGGGCGGTAACACGGATTTGTGGAAGATGGATCTGGCCTCGGGTCAAAGTACACGCCTGACCAACACGCCTGCAATCGAAACGGCACCCAGCTATTCACCGGATGGCAGCCGCATCGTTTTTGAAAGCGACCGGTCGGGCACGCCGCAGCTCTACGTGATGCCCGCAAACGGGGGAGAGGCAACGCGGATCAGCTTTGGCGCGGGGCGCTATGGCACCCCGGTTTGGTCGCCGCGCGGCGATTTGATTGCTTTTACCAAGCAAAACAAAGGCCGGTTCCACATTGGCGTCATGCGCACAGACGGGTCGGAAGAGCGGTTGCTGACGGCGTCATTCCTGGACGAAGGCCCTACCTGGTCGCCCAATGGTCGCGTTATTATGTTCACCCGCGAAACGCAGGGGGCAAGCGGTAGGGCCTCGCTGTATTCAGTGGATATATCGGGCCGCAACCTGCGCCCGGTACGCACTCCGGATGGTGGCAGCGACCCGTCATGGGGCCCATTGCAGAATTGA
- a CDS encoding formate--tetrahydrofolate ligase has product MSYKSDIEIAREANKKPIQEIGAKIGIDSADLLPYGHDKAKVSQDFINSVQGREDGKLILVTAINPTPAGEGKTTTTVGLGDGLNRIGKNAMICIREASLGPNFGMKGGAAGGGYAQVVPMEEMNLHFTGDFHAITSAHSLLSAMIDNHIYWGNECEIDTRRVAWRRVVDMNDRALRQITASLGGVSNGYPREAGFDITVASEVMAILCLANDLKDLEKRLGDIIVAYRRDKTPVYCRDIKAEGAMTVLLKDAMQPNLVQTLENNPAFVHGGPFANIAHGCNSVIATKTALKVADYVVTEAGFGADLGAEKFMNIKCRKAGIAPSAVVLVATVRAMKMNGGVAKADLGAENVDAVQSGCANLGRHIENVKSFGVPVVVAINHFVTDTDAEVQAVKDYCGEHGVEAVLSRHWELGSEGSAPLAEKVVEIVEGGSANFAPIYPDDMPLFEKIETIAKRIYRADEVLADNKIRNQLREWEEAGYGNLPVCMAKTQYSFSTDPTLRGAPTGHSVPVREVRLSAGAGFIVVVCGEIMTMPGLPRKPAAETICLNDAGEIEGLF; this is encoded by the coding sequence ATGAGCTACAAATCCGATATCGAAATCGCACGTGAAGCGAACAAAAAGCCGATTCAGGAAATCGGTGCCAAAATTGGCATCGACTCTGCGGATCTGCTGCCCTACGGCCACGATAAAGCCAAGGTCAGCCAGGACTTCATCAACTCGGTTCAGGGCCGCGAAGACGGCAAACTGATTCTGGTGACTGCGATCAACCCGACCCCTGCAGGTGAAGGCAAAACCACCACGACTGTTGGTCTGGGTGACGGCCTGAACCGCATTGGCAAGAACGCCATGATTTGTATCCGCGAAGCCTCGCTTGGTCCGAACTTCGGCATGAAGGGTGGCGCTGCAGGTGGCGGTTACGCGCAGGTTGTTCCGATGGAGGAAATGAACCTCCACTTCACCGGCGATTTCCACGCCATCACCTCGGCCCACTCGCTGCTGTCGGCGATGATCGACAACCATATCTATTGGGGCAACGAGTGTGAGATTGACACTCGCCGTGTCGCATGGCGCCGTGTGGTCGACATGAACGACCGTGCGCTGCGTCAGATCACCGCCAGCTTGGGCGGCGTGTCGAATGGCTATCCGCGTGAGGCTGGTTTCGACATCACCGTGGCGTCCGAGGTCATGGCGATCCTGTGCCTCGCCAACGACCTGAAAGACCTGGAAAAGCGTCTGGGTGATATCATCGTTGCGTATCGCCGCGACAAGACACCGGTCTACTGCCGCGACATCAAGGCAGAAGGCGCGATGACCGTTCTGCTGAAAGACGCGATGCAGCCGAACCTGGTGCAAACGCTGGAAAACAACCCGGCCTTTGTTCACGGTGGCCCGTTCGCGAACATCGCGCATGGCTGTAACTCGGTCATCGCGACCAAGACCGCTCTGAAAGTCGCTGACTACGTCGTGACCGAAGCGGGCTTTGGTGCGGATCTGGGCGCTGAAAAGTTCATGAACATCAAATGCCGCAAGGCGGGCATCGCCCCGTCGGCAGTTGTACTGGTTGCCACTGTAAGGGCGATGAAAATGAACGGCGGCGTTGCGAAAGCCGATCTGGGTGCCGAAAACGTCGACGCAGTTCAGTCGGGCTGTGCCAACCTGGGTCGTCACATCGAGAACGTGAAGTCGTTTGGTGTGCCGGTCGTCGTTGCCATCAACCACTTCGTCACCGACACCGACGCCGAAGTTCAGGCCGTGAAAGACTATTGCGGCGAGCACGGGGTCGAGGCGGTTCTGTCGCGTCACTGGGAACTGGGTTCGGAAGGGTCGGCACCGCTGGCCGAAAAGGTTGTCGAAATCGTTGAAGGTGGTTCCGCGAACTTCGCGCCGATCTACCCCGACGACATGCCGCTGTTCGAGAAGATCGAAACCATCGCCAAACGCATCTACCGCGCGGACGAGGTTCTGGCCGACAACAAGATCCGCAACCAGCTGCGCGAGTGGGAAGAAGCCGGTTACGGTAACCTGCCGGTCTGCATGGCGAAAACCCAGTACTCGTTCTCGACCGATCCGACGCTGCGCGGCGCGCCGACCGGTCACTCGGTTCCGGTACGTGAGGTTCGCCTGTCCGCAGGTGCTGGCTTCATCGTCGTTGTCTGCGGTGAGATCATGACAATGCCCGGTCTGCCCCGCAAACCGGCTGCTGAAACCATCTGCCTTAACGACGCAGGTGAGATCGAGGGCTTGTTCTAA
- the ybgF gene encoding tol-pal system protein YbgF, translating into MRIAGWVLAAVVATAGVAKGQDQQTLADIRQELTVLHVEIQRLKREFSTTGSPAPNLSGSSVLERVDAIEAELQRLTRQTEQLNQRVQNIVTDGTNRIGDLEFRLVELEGGDLSALEETSTLGGDTVSETGSANVATPPATDQTELAVGERADFDTASQALTDGDFQTAATMFAQFEANYPGSPLAPEANLKRGHALEGLGDTREAARAFLASFTGDSEGAFAPEALYELGAALGRLGQTDQACITLNEVGVRFPSAPALSNATQEMTALGCS; encoded by the coding sequence ATGCGTATTGCAGGATGGGTTTTGGCAGCCGTCGTGGCAACGGCGGGCGTGGCAAAGGGACAGGATCAGCAGACCTTGGCGGATATTCGTCAGGAGCTGACTGTGCTGCATGTCGAGATACAGCGCCTGAAGCGCGAGTTTTCCACCACAGGATCGCCTGCGCCCAACCTTTCCGGCAGTTCGGTGCTTGAGCGTGTCGACGCGATTGAAGCAGAGCTGCAGCGTCTGACGCGCCAGACCGAGCAATTGAACCAACGGGTGCAGAATATCGTCACTGACGGCACAAACCGCATCGGGGATCTGGAGTTTCGGCTGGTCGAACTGGAAGGCGGAGACCTGTCCGCGCTTGAGGAAACATCAACACTGGGCGGTGACACGGTGTCAGAAACGGGCTCGGCGAACGTTGCAACGCCACCTGCAACTGACCAAACCGAGCTTGCCGTGGGCGAGCGCGCAGATTTCGATACGGCGTCGCAAGCTTTGACCGATGGGGATTTCCAGACCGCCGCTACCATGTTTGCGCAGTTCGAGGCAAACTATCCCGGCAGCCCTCTGGCCCCTGAAGCGAACCTTAAACGAGGCCACGCCCTTGAAGGTCTGGGCGACACCCGCGAAGCGGCCCGTGCCTTTTTGGCCAGCTTTACCGGTGATTCCGAGGGGGCCTTTGCCCCCGAGGCTCTGTATGAGCTGGGCGCGGCATTGGGCCGATTGGGACAAACCGATCAGGCCTGTATCACGCTGAACGAGGTCGGGGTGCGTTTCCCCTCTGCGCCCGCTTTGTCGAACGCCACGCAAGAGATGACCGCGCTGGGGTGTTCTTGA
- the ftsH gene encoding ATP-dependent zinc metalloprotease FtsH: MGNARNIAFWVVLFLLILALFNLFSGPGGTLQSNERTYSDFVGAVQSGEVKNVTLDGEQIRYTTESGATYVTIKPGDAEVTKLLIDENIPVQAVKQQQSGFQSFLITLLPFLLLIGVWVYFMNRMQGGGKGGAMGFGKSKAKMLTEKHGRVTFDDVAGIDEAKEELEEIVEFLRNPQKFSRLGGKIPKGALLVGPPGTGKTLLARAIAGEAGVPFFTISGSDFVEMFVGVGASRVRDMFEQAKKNAPCIVFIDEIDAVGRHRGAGYGGGNDEREQTLNQLLVEMDGFEANEGVIILAATNRKDVLDPALLRPGRFDRNVTVGNPDIKGREKILGVHARKTPLGPDVDLRIIARGTPGFSGADLANLVNEAALMAARVGRRFVTMEDFENAKDKVMMGAERRSMVLTQDQKEKTAYHEAGHAVVGLELPLCDPVYKATIIPRGGALGMVVSLPEMDRLNYHRDECEQKLAMTMAGKAAEVIKYGEDHVSNGPAGDIMQASQLARAMVMRWGMSDKVGNIDYAEAHEGYQGNTAGFSVSAHTKELIEEEVKRLIQQGYERAHKILTDKNEEWERLAQGLLEYETLTGDEIKRVMNGESPTEGDDEGDKPDEGNAPSVTAIPKTKAKKSPPEGGMEPEPTT, from the coding sequence TTGGGCAACGCTCGCAATATCGCGTTTTGGGTCGTTCTGTTCCTGCTTATTCTGGCACTGTTCAATCTGTTCAGTGGACCGGGTGGAACGCTTCAGAGCAATGAGAGAACATATTCCGACTTTGTCGGTGCCGTCCAAAGCGGTGAAGTCAAAAACGTGACGCTGGATGGCGAGCAGATTCGTTATACCACCGAAAGCGGCGCGACCTATGTCACCATCAAGCCCGGCGACGCCGAGGTAACAAAGCTGCTGATCGATGAGAACATTCCGGTTCAAGCGGTCAAACAACAGCAGTCTGGGTTCCAGTCGTTCCTGATCACGCTGCTGCCCTTCCTACTGCTGATCGGCGTTTGGGTTTACTTCATGAACCGGATGCAGGGCGGCGGCAAAGGCGGTGCGATGGGCTTTGGCAAGTCCAAGGCCAAGATGCTGACTGAAAAGCATGGCCGTGTGACATTTGATGACGTGGCTGGCATCGACGAAGCCAAGGAAGAACTGGAAGAGATCGTTGAATTCCTGCGCAACCCGCAGAAGTTCAGCCGCCTCGGTGGCAAGATTCCAAAAGGCGCGTTGCTGGTTGGCCCTCCGGGTACAGGTAAAACACTTCTGGCCCGCGCGATTGCAGGTGAGGCGGGTGTTCCGTTCTTCACCATTTCCGGTTCGGACTTTGTTGAGATGTTCGTGGGTGTTGGTGCATCCCGCGTGCGCGACATGTTCGAACAGGCAAAGAAGAACGCGCCTTGTATTGTGTTCATCGACGAGATCGACGCTGTGGGCCGCCACCGTGGTGCCGGTTACGGCGGCGGTAACGACGAACGCGAACAGACCCTCAACCAGTTGCTGGTTGAAATGGACGGGTTTGAGGCAAACGAAGGTGTGATCATCCTGGCGGCGACCAACCGTAAAGATGTTCTGGACCCCGCGCTGCTGCGTCCGGGCCGGTTCGACCGCAACGTGACCGTCGGCAACCCCGACATCAAAGGCCGCGAGAAGATTTTGGGCGTGCACGCGCGCAAAACACCTCTGGGCCCCGATGTTGATCTGCGCATCATCGCGCGAGGCACGCCAGGCTTTTCGGGTGCTGATCTGGCGAACCTTGTGAACGAGGCTGCGCTGATGGCGGCACGTGTGGGTCGTCGCTTTGTCACAATGGAAGACTTTGAGAACGCCAAAGACAAGGTGATGATGGGGGCCGAGCGTCGCTCGATGGTGCTGACCCAGGACCAGAAGGAAAAGACCGCCTATCACGAGGCCGGTCATGCCGTTGTTGGTCTGGAACTGCCGCTGTGTGACCCGGTCTACAAGGCGACGATCATTCCGCGCGGCGGTGCGCTGGGTATGGTCGTCTCTCTGCCGGAAATGGACCGCCTGAACTATCACCGCGATGAGTGCGAGCAGAAGCTGGCCATGACCATGGCTGGTAAGGCCGCTGAGGTCATTAAATACGGTGAAGACCACGTCTCGAACGGTCCCGCCGGTGACATCATGCAAGCCAGCCAGTTGGCCCGCGCGATGGTGATGCGCTGGGGTATGTCTGACAAGGTCGGCAATATTGACTATGCCGAGGCGCATGAGGGCTATCAGGGCAACACTGCCGGGTTCTCGGTGTCCGCGCATACCAAAGAGCTGATCGAGGAAGAGGTGAAGCGCCTGATTCAGCAAGGCTATGAGCGCGCTCACAAGATCCTGACAGACAAGAACGAAGAATGGGAGCGTTTGGCCCAAGGTCTGCTGGAATACGAAACCCTGACCGGCGACGAGATCAAGCGCGTCATGAATGGTGAATCGCCGACCGAAGGCGATGACGAAGGCGACAAGCCGGACGAAGGCAATGCACCCAGCGTTACGGCCATTCCCAAGACGAAGGCAAAGAAGTCCCCGCCCGAGGGCGGGATGGAGCCTGAACCCACCACATAA
- a CDS encoding LytTR family DNA-binding domain-containing protein, whose translation MVFLPLLAYAFPPFLVSELNFGLRLLFWAGVMVLALSVTGLVRKLMLNSPLLLNIPARDLAFAALILSLFTPSLWLLAWILFTCGGQMAPGAQTVAVYGVLLATGLVFVQRHELQAAVTPTSDEEKPRLVNRLPPDFDGQIYRLTVRDHNVDVVTSEGVFTLRSRFTDAIAEMEPVPGHCSHRSHWVTDDSITGVEKTGGKTFLKLVNGDLVPVSRKYKPMLEQDGLI comes from the coding sequence GTGGTTTTTCTTCCTTTGCTGGCCTATGCGTTTCCACCTTTTCTTGTATCCGAGCTAAATTTTGGTTTGCGTCTGTTGTTTTGGGCCGGAGTGATGGTTCTGGCGCTTTCTGTAACCGGGCTGGTTCGGAAACTGATGCTAAACAGCCCTCTGCTGTTAAACATTCCAGCCCGTGATTTAGCCTTCGCTGCTCTGATCCTGTCTTTGTTTACACCTTCGCTTTGGCTTTTGGCGTGGATCTTGTTCACTTGTGGTGGCCAAATGGCACCGGGGGCGCAAACCGTAGCTGTTTATGGGGTGTTGTTGGCCACAGGTCTGGTTTTTGTGCAGCGTCATGAATTGCAGGCTGCAGTGACACCCACGTCCGATGAAGAAAAGCCGCGACTTGTCAATCGTCTGCCACCTGATTTCGATGGGCAGATCTATCGCCTGACTGTTCGGGATCACAATGTGGATGTCGTGACATCAGAAGGTGTCTTTACGCTTCGGTCGCGGTTTACGGATGCCATTGCCGAGATGGAACCGGTTCCCGGTCACTGCTCGCACCGCTCACATTGGGTGACTGATGACTCCATCACTGGTGTAGAGAAAACAGGCGGCAAGACTTTTCTAAAGCTGGTCAACGGCGATCTGGTGCCGGTCAGCCGCAAGTATAAACCAATGCTGGAACAGGACGGTTTGATCTGA
- the tilS gene encoding tRNA lysidine(34) synthetase TilS, protein MFLSTQPDSLISNLRNRLPDNLPSELGIAVSGGGDSIALMHLLHAIAQTEAITLYAVTVDHGLRPEAAQEAEAVAGEAAALGVQHDILRWSGWDEKGNLQDQARQARYSLMINWAKARDIGAIALGHTADDQAETLLMRLGRSSGVTGLSGMSPVRQRDGVTLLRPMLGITRDRLRAYLTEIGASWVEDPSNQDMRFDRIKARDALQSLSSLGIDALSLSRVAENLAQAHRALAVFAQESARNVAQVDHSDVRVDQAGFAALPREIQRRVLLGSLQWIAGQGYPPRQSALEQAMDAVVHGQAVSIAGCLLVPKGASVWICREFKAVEGQIAASGAVWDGKWVLTGPEIPGVEIRALGEKGLLQVPDWRATGRPRLALTATPAVWAGETVLAAPLAGFANGWQADPVSDWPAFDASFLSH, encoded by the coding sequence GTGTTCTTGAGCACTCAGCCAGACAGCCTGATTTCCAATCTTCGGAATCGGTTGCCGGACAATTTGCCCAGCGAATTGGGGATCGCAGTCTCAGGCGGTGGAGATTCCATCGCCTTGATGCATCTGTTGCACGCAATTGCGCAAACCGAGGCAATCACTCTTTACGCCGTCACAGTTGATCATGGTTTGCGCCCGGAAGCCGCGCAGGAGGCCGAGGCCGTTGCCGGTGAGGCGGCGGCTCTTGGAGTGCAGCATGACATTTTGAGGTGGTCGGGTTGGGACGAAAAAGGCAATCTTCAGGATCAAGCGCGACAAGCGCGGTACAGTCTGATGATAAACTGGGCGAAGGCCCGTGATATCGGTGCAATTGCCTTGGGACACACAGCAGACGATCAGGCCGAAACACTGCTGATGCGGTTGGGTCGATCCTCTGGCGTGACGGGTCTGTCAGGTATGTCGCCCGTGCGGCAAAGGGATGGGGTAACGTTGCTGCGCCCAATGCTGGGGATCACTCGCGACAGGCTGCGCGCCTACCTAACTGAAATCGGAGCGAGTTGGGTTGAGGATCCATCGAATCAGGACATGCGATTTGACCGGATCAAAGCCCGCGATGCCTTGCAAAGCCTTTCGTCCTTGGGAATCGATGCGCTGTCTTTATCTCGTGTGGCGGAAAATTTGGCTCAGGCGCATAGGGCGTTGGCCGTGTTTGCGCAGGAATCCGCGCGGAATGTGGCACAGGTTGACCACAGCGATGTGAGGGTGGACCAGGCTGGCTTTGCCGCGTTGCCGCGGGAAATCCAGAGACGCGTGTTGCTGGGATCACTTCAATGGATTGCGGGGCAGGGCTATCCCCCGCGCCAGTCGGCTTTGGAGCAGGCTATGGATGCGGTAGTTCACGGTCAAGCCGTGTCAATTGCCGGATGTCTGCTCGTGCCAAAAGGCGCGAGTGTTTGGATTTGCAGGGAATTTAAGGCCGTAGAGGGCCAAATTGCCGCATCTGGCGCTGTCTGGGATGGAAAATGGGTGCTGACCGGGCCGGAAATCCCAGGCGTGGAAATCCGGGCGTTGGGCGAAAAAGGGTTGCTGCAGGTTCCGGATTGGCGCGCAACCGGGCGTCCCAGGCTTGCTTTGACCGCAACGCCTGCCGTTTGGGCGGGTGAAACGGTTCTTGCAGCACCACTTGCGGGATTTGCCAATGGATGGCAGGCTGATCCGGTCTCGGATTGGCCCGCGTTTGACGCATCTTTTTTATCGCATTGA
- a CDS encoding chorismate mutase translates to MPTLTPPQDCSTMQELRVQIDRLDRQLIDMLVKRASYIDRASQLKPGEGLPARIPDRVEEVVQRVRKSSDELGMDPDLAEELWRILIDWSIAREERVLGSD, encoded by the coding sequence ATGCCCACTCTGACACCGCCGCAAGACTGTAGCACGATGCAGGAATTGCGCGTTCAGATCGACAGGCTGGACCGCCAACTGATCGATATGCTGGTGAAACGCGCCAGTTACATCGACCGAGCGTCCCAGTTGAAACCCGGCGAAGGGCTGCCCGCCCGAATCCCGGACCGTGTCGAAGAGGTGGTGCAGCGCGTGCGCAAGAGTTCCGATGAACTGGGTATGGACCCCGATCTTGCCGAAGAACTCTGGCGAATTTTGATAGACTGGTCGATTGCCCGCGAAGAGCGTGTGCTCGGCTCTGACTGA